One window from the genome of Cyclobacterium amurskyense encodes:
- a CDS encoding CCA tRNA nucleotidyltransferase: protein MNLTSSLGNIQIFEKVGKIADNLGTETYVVGGYVRDILLKRPSKDIDFVCIGDGIKLAKSVAGSLENKPPVSVFKNFGTAMIKMEDWELEFVGARKESYQDHSRKPKVEAGTLQEDQERRDFTINTLGIGLNAKNFGELLDPFDGVKDLKRKIIRTPTDPNITFSDDPLRMMRAVRFAAQLKFDIEATTFDGIINNAHRMSIISGERTIVELNKIIMTDKPSYGFKLLFVSGLLKEFFPEMVALQGVDSVGDKSHKDNFYHTLQVLDNVAMRSDNLWLRWAAIMHDIAKPLTKRFNQKVGWTFHGHEDKGARMVPGIFRRLKLPMDERMKYVQKLVRLHLRPIALVNDKVTDAAIRRLLFEAGDDVDDLMQLCRADVTSKNNNKVKRFLANFDKVDLKLQEVESKDQVRNFQPPVSGDEIMVIFGLKPSRVVGDLKEEIKEAILEGHIQNNKNEALELMYKLAAKKGIVKTTQDK, encoded by the coding sequence ATGAATCTGACAAGTTCTTTAGGAAATATTCAAATCTTTGAAAAGGTTGGCAAAATAGCAGATAATTTGGGCACGGAAACCTATGTAGTAGGTGGATATGTTCGAGATATACTTTTAAAAAGACCAAGCAAGGACATTGATTTTGTATGCATTGGTGATGGGATAAAGCTGGCTAAATCAGTGGCTGGTTCTTTAGAAAATAAACCACCTGTTTCAGTTTTTAAAAATTTTGGTACCGCCATGATCAAAATGGAGGATTGGGAACTGGAATTTGTAGGAGCGAGAAAAGAGTCCTATCAGGACCATTCGAGAAAACCTAAGGTGGAGGCAGGAACACTTCAAGAGGATCAGGAACGCAGGGATTTCACCATCAATACCTTGGGAATAGGTTTAAATGCTAAAAATTTTGGAGAACTTTTGGATCCCTTTGACGGTGTAAAAGATCTCAAAAGAAAAATCATACGTACCCCTACCGATCCCAATATAACTTTCTCAGATGATCCTTTGCGAATGATGCGGGCTGTTCGGTTTGCGGCCCAATTGAAATTTGATATTGAAGCGACTACCTTTGATGGGATCATTAATAATGCCCACAGGATGTCTATTATTTCTGGGGAAAGAACCATCGTTGAACTCAATAAAATCATTATGACTGACAAACCTTCCTATGGGTTTAAGTTACTTTTTGTCAGTGGTTTATTGAAGGAGTTTTTCCCGGAGATGGTTGCACTTCAAGGAGTCGATTCTGTAGGGGACAAGTCTCATAAGGATAATTTTTACCACACTTTACAAGTGCTGGACAATGTGGCCATGAGGTCAGATAATCTTTGGTTACGTTGGGCAGCTATCATGCATGACATTGCCAAGCCTCTTACCAAGCGTTTTAATCAGAAAGTAGGCTGGACTTTCCATGGACACGAGGACAAAGGGGCCAGAATGGTTCCGGGAATCTTTAGAAGATTGAAGCTTCCAATGGATGAAAGGATGAAATATGTGCAAAAATTAGTAAGATTGCATTTGAGACCCATAGCATTGGTCAACGACAAGGTAACGGATGCAGCCATAAGGCGCTTGCTTTTCGAAGCTGGAGACGATGTGGATGACCTGATGCAGCTTTGCAGAGCCGATGTTACCTCAAAAAATAACAACAAAGTAAAAAGATTCTTGGCTAATTTTGACAAGGTAGATCTCAAACTTCAGGAGGTAGAATCAAAAGATCAGGTAAGAAATTTCCAACCTCCTGTATCTGGTGACGAAATCATGGTTATATTTGGTTTGAAACCATCAAGGGTAGTAGGAGATTTGAAAGAAGAAATCAAAGAAGCTATCCTTGAAGGACATATTCAAAACAATAAAAATGAAGCCTTGGAGTTAATGTACAAGTTAGCTGCAAAAAAAGGAATAGTGAAAACAACTCAAGATAAATGA
- a CDS encoding tetratricopeptide repeat protein produces the protein MMKMKFAVLILILCLSAQNISFAQENTNTTPATQEPITSNKAKNETDNRIYSLAMRYNDASVAKLKLYELMERNPGNLVYAETLASMYFEMEQYGSAALVALDLLERNDKSLTGLEVAAFSLEQLGALERALPHFESLHLLSGDLFSLYKAGYLQYTLKKYEEGLNSINMLIKDSKAAEQKLNFPKGENNEMQEVSMVAAAENLKGLIYKDQGSMAEAKTAFEAALAINPDFELAKENLAGL, from the coding sequence ATGATGAAAATGAAATTTGCTGTATTGATTTTGATACTGTGCTTAAGCGCACAAAATATTTCCTTTGCCCAGGAAAACACCAATACTACTCCTGCTACTCAGGAACCCATCACAAGTAATAAAGCTAAAAATGAAACGGACAACAGGATATACTCACTTGCAATGAGGTACAATGATGCTTCTGTTGCAAAATTGAAGCTGTATGAGTTGATGGAAAGAAATCCTGGCAACCTTGTCTATGCCGAAACCCTTGCCTCCATGTATTTTGAAATGGAGCAGTATGGATCAGCGGCGCTTGTTGCCTTGGATTTATTGGAAAGAAATGACAAAAGTTTGACAGGCCTAGAAGTAGCCGCGTTTTCTCTTGAACAGTTGGGTGCTTTAGAACGTGCATTGCCACATTTTGAATCCCTTCATTTATTGTCCGGAGATTTGTTCAGTTTGTACAAAGCTGGCTATTTACAATATACTCTTAAGAAATATGAGGAAGGCCTTAACTCCATTAATATGTTGATTAAGGACAGCAAGGCAGCAGAACAAAAATTAAACTTCCCGAAAGGAGAAAACAATGAAATGCAGGAAGTAAGTATGGTCGCAGCTGCTGAAAATCTTAAAGGACTGATTTATAAAGATCAGGGAAGTATGGCTGAGGCTAAAACTGCCTTTGAAGCAGCCTTGGCGATCAATCCTGACTTCGAACTAGCCAAAGAAAACTTAGCAGGATTGTAA
- a CDS encoding dihydroorotase, with protein sequence MTVRFQSLKIITEKEILPAADYVFDGKTITAATTQSPGKDEKLVDCKGFLGSKGWTDLRCFSGEPGQEYRETLESLANALIQGGMTAAVLLPNSTPPIQSKSEVAYLKNHSDLLFPTFHIQAAVTKDFEGKELTEMLDLNQYGVNLFGEGLVSLSHSDRMMKALQYLQKFNGVLFDQSQDPMLALFGQMHEGVSSTMLGLKGIPDLAEEVAVQKNLEILRYTGGRLHFQTVSTSGALEHIRKAKQEGLAVTADVSIYQLLFTDDDLLDFDTRLKVLPPFRGKTQQVALIDALKDGTIDALVSNHIPHELDAKNMEFDHAPFGMAGLPTFIPALVKLSEKLTYPLLIDKLTNGPQSILGNQANEWDSITIFDPNEEWLFDEKSNASLAANNPYFNQSQKGKVKYLINQGKIEGLNE encoded by the coding sequence ATGACCGTACGCTTCCAGTCACTGAAAATCATCACAGAAAAAGAAATCCTTCCTGCCGCTGATTATGTATTTGATGGGAAAACCATAACAGCAGCAACCACACAAAGTCCTGGTAAGGATGAAAAACTGGTAGATTGTAAAGGCTTTTTGGGTTCTAAAGGTTGGACAGATCTCAGGTGTTTTTCTGGCGAACCAGGGCAGGAATACCGCGAAACCCTTGAAAGCCTTGCCAATGCACTTATACAGGGAGGCATGACAGCTGCTGTATTGCTCCCCAATAGCACACCTCCCATCCAATCCAAAAGTGAGGTCGCCTATCTGAAAAACCATAGTGATTTATTGTTCCCTACTTTTCATATTCAGGCAGCAGTCACAAAAGATTTTGAAGGCAAAGAACTTACAGAAATGTTGGATTTAAACCAATATGGAGTAAATCTCTTTGGCGAAGGCTTGGTCTCCCTGTCTCATTCTGACCGCATGATGAAGGCCTTACAATACCTTCAGAAGTTTAATGGTGTATTATTTGATCAGAGTCAGGACCCAATGTTAGCACTTTTTGGGCAGATGCATGAAGGTGTTTCTTCTACTATGTTAGGTCTGAAAGGCATTCCTGATCTTGCCGAAGAAGTAGCCGTTCAAAAAAATCTTGAAATACTACGTTATACTGGAGGAAGGCTGCATTTTCAAACGGTCAGTACAAGTGGTGCCCTGGAACATATTCGAAAAGCAAAGCAGGAAGGTTTGGCAGTAACTGCTGATGTTTCTATCTACCAATTGCTTTTCACGGATGATGATTTATTGGATTTTGACACAAGGCTTAAAGTTTTACCTCCTTTCCGTGGGAAGACTCAACAAGTAGCATTAATCGATGCATTGAAAGACGGGACTATAGACGCCTTGGTTTCCAACCATATCCCACATGAGCTAGATGCAAAAAATATGGAATTTGACCACGCACCTTTTGGGATGGCTGGGTTACCTACTTTTATTCCTGCATTAGTGAAGCTATCAGAAAAATTAACTTATCCTTTGTTGATTGATAAGTTAACCAATGGTCCTCAGTCCATTTTAGGTAATCAAGCCAATGAATGGGATAGTATTACTATTTTTGATCCAAATGAAGAGTGGTTGTTTGATGAGAAAAGCAATGCTTCACTAGCGGCTAACAACCCCTATTTTAATCAATCACAGAAAGGAAAAGTAAAATACCTGATAAATCAGGGGAAAATAGAAGGGTTAAATGAATAG
- a CDS encoding DUF4199 domain-containing protein, translated as MNRYLKAALPFGLYGGGLCFLGYLTIYFLGIEPISMNLIIGYLVTPVFVFFGVKNFRDNFNGGNLYFGQGMTVGFFTYTIIATLSALYILGSIQIDQELFTTFRQINLELMSENKAILQEKLNVEAYEETYANISKMSIFDVALNDFLRKIFPGLFFTIIISIILKRNVEF; from the coding sequence ATGAATAGGTACTTAAAAGCCGCATTACCGTTTGGGCTATATGGCGGAGGATTATGTTTTTTGGGCTACTTGACGATTTATTTTTTAGGAATAGAACCCATCAGTATGAACCTGATTATTGGGTACCTTGTAACTCCGGTTTTTGTGTTTTTTGGAGTGAAAAACTTTCGGGACAATTTTAACGGGGGTAATTTGTATTTTGGCCAGGGAATGACGGTTGGTTTTTTTACCTATACCATCATAGCCACGCTTTCGGCTTTGTATATTTTAGGTAGTATACAGATTGATCAGGAATTATTTACCACATTTAGACAAATCAATTTGGAGTTGATGAGCGAAAATAAAGCGATTCTTCAAGAGAAATTAAATGTGGAAGCCTATGAAGAAACCTATGCGAATATTTCTAAAATGAGCATTTTTGATGTTGCTTTAAACGATTTTTTAAGAAAAATATTCCCGGGATTGTTCTTTACCATTATAATTTCCATAATTTTAAAGAGAAACGTTGAATTTTAA
- a CDS encoding DUF4199 domain-containing protein has translation MEQQSTSPAMAALKSGVTIGLVMLVISFLIYFIDYSLLVAAWYGFAVFVLFFGLVIYFGIQYRKEIGGFMPYGPAFQFAFVTLIVSGLISTLGNIVLYQLIDPGLSELLVKVQLENMLAMLDNFGAGDNISSDQINEMRTEMEDAFTFAGQIKGFGVSLIIYAIFSLILGAIIKKRDKSTDF, from the coding sequence ATGGAACAACAATCAACATCTCCTGCAATGGCAGCATTGAAATCCGGAGTAACCATCGGCTTGGTAATGCTTGTCATCTCGTTTTTAATTTATTTTATTGATTATAGTTTATTAGTTGCCGCTTGGTACGGTTTCGCCGTGTTCGTTTTATTCTTCGGACTAGTGATTTATTTCGGTATTCAGTACCGCAAGGAAATAGGTGGTTTTATGCCATATGGACCTGCTTTCCAGTTTGCCTTCGTTACTTTAATTGTCTCAGGTTTAATAAGCACCTTAGGGAATATAGTATTGTATCAGTTGATTGATCCTGGACTTTCCGAATTGTTGGTAAAAGTTCAGCTTGAAAATATGCTGGCCATGCTGGATAATTTTGGCGCTGGAGACAATATATCAAGTGACCAAATCAACGAGATGCGTACAGAGATGGAAGATGCTTTTACCTTTGCGGGACAAATCAAAGGTTTCGGGGTTTCGTTGATCATATATGCTATTTTTTCCTTAATCTTAGGTGCAATTATTAAAAAAAGAGACAAATCAACAGATTTTTAA
- a CDS encoding glycosyltransferase family 2 protein: protein MPQISLIIPVYDEEESLPELQDWIKRVMETKGLSYEIIYVDDGSKDNSWQVIKDLSVLDVNVKAIRFVRNYGKSAALNIGFSKAIGEVVVTMDADLQDSPEEVPELYRMITEDGFDLVSGWKRKRHDPISKTIPSRLFNGVTRFISGIKLHDFNCGLKAYSKKVVKSIDIYGEMHRYIPLIAKWNGFGKIGEKEVAHRARKYGTTKFGIERFVNGFLDLISVSFVNRYKKNPMHFFGSMGTLSFMTGFLITVWLIYEKIAGLRNGLPVREITDQPLFFLALVALIVGVQLFLTGFMAEMMTSNNTHKSDYNIADEINRK, encoded by the coding sequence ATGCCCCAAATTTCTCTTATTATACCTGTTTACGACGAAGAAGAATCGCTACCTGAACTTCAAGATTGGATTAAAAGGGTAATGGAAACCAAAGGGCTCAGTTATGAAATCATATATGTAGATGACGGCTCTAAAGACAACTCCTGGCAAGTGATTAAAGACTTGTCAGTCCTTGACGTAAATGTCAAAGCCATAAGGTTTGTTCGCAATTACGGTAAATCTGCAGCTTTAAATATAGGTTTTTCCAAGGCCATTGGTGAGGTTGTGGTCACGATGGACGCTGATTTGCAGGACAGCCCTGAAGAGGTGCCTGAGCTTTACCGTATGATCACAGAAGATGGTTTTGACCTGGTCAGTGGCTGGAAGCGTAAACGCCATGACCCAATATCTAAAACCATTCCTTCCCGCTTGTTTAATGGCGTGACCAGATTTATTTCCGGGATTAAGCTACATGATTTCAATTGTGGATTAAAGGCCTATTCAAAGAAAGTTGTCAAAAGCATAGACATTTACGGTGAAATGCACCGTTATATTCCGCTTATAGCTAAATGGAATGGTTTTGGGAAGATAGGAGAGAAGGAAGTGGCGCATAGAGCCAGAAAATATGGTACCACCAAATTTGGAATCGAACGTTTTGTCAATGGGTTTCTGGATTTGATTTCCGTTTCTTTCGTTAACAGATACAAGAAGAATCCCATGCATTTTTTTGGTAGTATGGGCACGCTTTCATTTATGACAGGTTTTTTGATTACGGTTTGGTTGATTTATGAGAAAATCGCTGGTCTTAGGAATGGTTTGCCAGTTAGAGAAATCACAGATCAACCCTTGTTTTTCTTAGCACTTGTCGCATTAATTGTAGGGGTGCAGTTATTTCTCACAGGGTTTATGGCCGAAATGATGACTTCCAATAACACCCATAAAAGTGATTATAATATTGCCGACGAAATTAATAGAAAATAG
- a CDS encoding glycosyltransferase, with amino-acid sequence MYFSVIIPVYNRPEELRNLLQSLSNQTFCNFEVVIVEDGSDFTAETIAGEFKEKLNICYHFQENTGQGFARNKGMELAKGDYFVFFDSDCVIPSGYFKILNSVIKERGLDAHGGPDDAGDEFSSWQKAMNFSMTAFLTTGGIRGKMKDPSKYQARGYNMGFSRDVYEEVGGFIHPNMAEDIELSIRIKKAGFKLELVADAFVYHHRKNDFASFIRQSHQFGRNRVFITRFHKDALKLVHLLPVAFFIGLLLLPLSLIICPVIGYMIAACYLLWTVALFFSACTNLQVGFLAVLTSYGQLIGYGTGVLREYFYSLIK; translated from the coding sequence ATGTATTTTTCGGTGATCATTCCTGTGTACAATCGTCCTGAGGAACTCCGAAATTTACTTCAGAGTCTAAGCAATCAGACTTTTTGTAATTTTGAAGTTGTGATAGTGGAGGATGGATCCGACTTTACTGCTGAAACTATTGCAGGAGAATTCAAAGAGAAGCTGAATATCTGTTATCACTTTCAGGAGAATACCGGGCAGGGATTTGCTCGCAACAAGGGCATGGAACTGGCAAAAGGAGATTATTTCGTTTTTTTTGACTCCGATTGTGTGATTCCTTCAGGTTATTTTAAAATACTAAATAGCGTTATCAAAGAAAGAGGCCTTGATGCACATGGTGGACCAGATGATGCCGGCGATGAATTTTCTTCCTGGCAGAAGGCCATGAACTTCAGCATGACCGCTTTCTTGACCACAGGGGGCATACGTGGAAAAATGAAGGATCCCTCCAAGTACCAGGCCCGTGGCTACAATATGGGCTTCTCCAGAGACGTATACGAAGAGGTTGGAGGCTTTATTCATCCCAATATGGCTGAAGACATTGAACTGAGCATTCGCATCAAGAAAGCAGGGTTTAAGTTGGAGTTGGTGGCAGATGCATTTGTTTACCATCACCGTAAAAATGATTTTGCCTCTTTTATTCGTCAAAGCCACCAATTTGGCAGGAATCGTGTCTTTATCACACGGTTTCATAAAGATGCCCTCAAGCTGGTTCATTTGCTTCCAGTGGCATTTTTTATAGGATTGCTATTGCTTCCCCTTTCATTGATTATTTGTCCGGTTATAGGTTATATGATAGCAGCCTGCTATTTGCTTTGGACGGTGGCTCTATTTTTTAGTGCTTGTACTAATTTGCAAGTTGGGTTTTTAGCGGTACTCACCTCCTACGGGCAATTGATAGGTTATGGTACAGGAGTGCTTAGGGAGTACTTCTATTCCTTAATTAAATAG